One segment of Fibrobacter sp. UWR3 DNA contains the following:
- a CDS encoding acyl-CoA dehydrogenase family protein, with the protein MANFYTDHPEIKFNLESSPLMQRIVELKENGYADKDSFDYAPEDYADAIDSYNRVLEVAGDITANTIFPNSEDVDAEGPHCEDGRVRYASKTYENLEATRKAGLNGVTMPRRFGGLNFPITAYTAINEMIASADAGFENIWSLQDCIETLYEFGDEDQRSRFIPRVCAGETMSMDLTEPDAGSDLQRVMLKATYSEADKCWYLNGVKRFITNGDSDIHLVLARSEEGTHDGRGLSMFIYDKRDGGVNVRRIENKLGIHGSPTCELVYKNAKAELCGRRKFGLIKYVMALMNGARLGIAAQSVGISQMAYNEALAYAKDRKQFGQAIVNFPAVYEMISNIKARLDAGRALLYQTARYVDIYKGLEDIERTRKLTDEEKAELKLYQKLASACTPLAKGMNSEYANLNAYDSIQVHGGSGYMLEYACQRLYRDARITSIYEGTTQLQTVAALPHITTGTYSQMLEELEAGEVAAEYESLKARAKAMDAKFNEAIETVKAANNNEFTDLCSRHLYELAANCVMSQLLLRDATKAPELFEKSMKVYLNIAEAEVAKHYNFVKSVNVEAMESYRKA; encoded by the coding sequence ATGGCGAATTTTTACACAGACCATCCAGAGATTAAGTTCAACCTTGAAAGTTCTCCTTTGATGCAGCGCATCGTGGAGCTCAAGGAAAACGGCTACGCCGACAAGGACAGCTTTGACTACGCGCCGGAAGACTACGCCGACGCGATAGACAGCTACAACCGCGTGCTCGAAGTCGCAGGCGACATCACCGCGAACACCATCTTCCCGAACTCCGAAGACGTGGACGCCGAAGGCCCCCACTGCGAAGACGGCCGCGTGCGCTACGCAAGCAAGACCTACGAGAACCTGGAAGCCACCCGCAAGGCTGGCCTCAATGGCGTGACCATGCCGCGCCGCTTCGGCGGTCTCAACTTCCCGATTACCGCCTACACGGCCATCAACGAAATGATTGCCTCTGCGGACGCCGGTTTCGAGAACATCTGGTCGTTGCAGGACTGCATCGAGACCTTGTATGAATTCGGCGACGAGGACCAGCGTTCCCGCTTTATCCCGCGCGTGTGCGCCGGCGAGACGATGTCGATGGACTTGACCGAACCCGATGCCGGTTCCGACCTGCAGCGCGTGATGCTCAAGGCCACCTACAGCGAAGCCGACAAGTGCTGGTACCTGAACGGCGTGAAGCGCTTCATCACCAACGGCGACAGCGACATCCACCTGGTGCTCGCCCGCTCCGAAGAAGGCACCCACGACGGTCGCGGCCTTTCGATGTTCATCTACGACAAGCGCGACGGCGGCGTGAACGTGCGCCGTATCGAGAACAAGCTCGGCATCCACGGAAGCCCGACCTGCGAACTTGTCTATAAGAACGCGAAGGCGGAACTCTGCGGCCGCCGCAAGTTCGGTCTCATCAAGTACGTGATGGCCCTCATGAACGGTGCCCGCCTCGGCATTGCCGCTCAGTCCGTGGGTATCAGCCAGATGGCATACAACGAAGCTCTCGCCTACGCCAAGGACCGCAAGCAATTCGGCCAGGCCATCGTGAACTTCCCGGCCGTCTACGAGATGATTTCCAACATCAAGGCACGCCTCGATGCTGGCCGCGCACTCCTGTACCAGACAGCCCGCTATGTAGATATCTACAAGGGCCTCGAGGACATCGAGCGCACCCGCAAGCTCACCGACGAGGAGAAGGCAGAACTCAAGCTCTACCAGAAGCTCGCCAGTGCTTGCACGCCGCTTGCGAAGGGTATGAACTCCGAATACGCCAACTTGAACGCCTACGACAGCATCCAGGTGCACGGCGGTTCCGGCTACATGCTCGAATACGCTTGCCAGCGCCTCTACCGCGATGCACGCATCACCTCCATTTACGAAGGCACGACGCAGCTGCAGACGGTTGCCGCCCTCCCGCACATCACCACCGGCACCTACAGCCAGATGCTCGAGGAACTGGAAGCGGGCGAAGTGGCCGCCGAATACGAGAGCCTCAAGGCCCGCGCTAAGGCCATGGACGCGAAGTTCAACGAAGCTATCGAAACTGTGAAGGCCGCGAACAACAACGAGTTCACCGACCTCTGCAGCCGTCACTTGTACGAACTCGCCGCCAACTGCGTGATGAGCCAGTTGCTCCTCCGCGACGCCACCAAGGCACCGGAACTGTTCGAAAAGAGCATGAAGGTGTACCTGAACATCGCCGAAGCCGAAGTCGCCAAACACTACAACTTCGTGAAGAGCGTGAACGTGGAAGCGATGGAGAGCTACAGGAAGGCTTAA
- a CDS encoding electron transfer flavoprotein subunit alpha/FixB family protein: MNNVFVYCEIEGTTVVDVSLELLSKGRKLANTLGVQLECICAGKGLDGIEKQVFPYGVDKVHVFDAEGLFPYTTNPHASLVVNLFKEEQPQICLLGATVIGRDLGPRISSAMHSGLTADCTELEIDSFEMSIGGVKKFYENQLCQIRPAFGGNIVATIVNPEHRPQMATVREGVMKKEIVDPNYKGEVIKHDVAKYVPETEYVVKVLERHVEKAKHNLKGAPIVVAGGYGMGSKENFDMLFELAKELHAEVGASRAAIDAGFADHDRQIGQTGVTVRPKVYIACGISGQIQHLAGMQDSGIIISVNSDPDAPINAIADYVINGTVEEVIPKMIKYYKANNK, from the coding sequence ATGAATAACGTATTTGTATATTGCGAAATTGAGGGCACGACCGTTGTCGATGTTTCCCTCGAACTTTTGTCCAAGGGCCGCAAGCTCGCCAACACGCTCGGCGTTCAGCTCGAATGCATCTGCGCAGGCAAGGGCCTCGACGGAATTGAAAAGCAGGTGTTCCCCTACGGTGTGGACAAGGTCCATGTGTTCGACGCCGAAGGGCTCTTCCCCTACACCACCAACCCGCACGCATCGCTCGTGGTGAACCTCTTCAAGGAAGAGCAGCCGCAGATTTGCCTGCTCGGTGCAACGGTGATTGGCCGTGACCTCGGCCCGCGCATTTCTAGCGCCATGCACAGCGGCCTTACCGCCGACTGTACCGAACTCGAAATCGACAGCTTCGAAATGAGCATCGGCGGCGTGAAGAAGTTCTACGAAAACCAGCTCTGCCAGATTCGCCCGGCATTCGGCGGCAACATCGTCGCAACGATTGTGAACCCGGAGCACCGCCCGCAGATGGCGACGGTGCGCGAAGGCGTGATGAAGAAGGAAATCGTGGACCCGAACTACAAGGGCGAAGTCATCAAGCACGACGTGGCCAAGTACGTGCCGGAAACGGAATACGTGGTCAAGGTGCTCGAACGCCATGTGGAAAAGGCCAAGCACAACCTCAAGGGCGCACCCATCGTGGTGGCCGGTGGTTACGGCATGGGCTCCAAGGAAAACTTCGACATGCTGTTCGAACTGGCGAAGGAACTCCACGCCGAAGTGGGCGCAAGCCGTGCCGCTATCGACGCGGGCTTTGCCGATCATGACCGCCAGATTGGCCAGACCGGCGTGACCGTACGCCCGAAGGTGTATATCGCCTGCGGTATCTCCGGCCAGATTCAGCACCTCGCCGGCATGCAGGATTCAGGAATCATCATCTCCGTGAACTCCGACCCCGACGCCCCGATCAACGCTATCGCTGACTACGTGATCAACGGCACCGTCGAAGAGGTCATCCCGAAGATGATCAAGTATTACAAGGCAAACAACAAGTAG
- a CDS encoding electron transfer flavoprotein subunit beta/FixA family protein has protein sequence MSLKIVVLAKQVPDTRNVGPDAMTEQGTINRAALPAVFNPEDLNALEQALRLKDQFPGSTISVLTMGLPKSAEVVREALYRGADEGFVVTDRPLGGADTLATSYTLAQAVKKIGDYDIILGGRQAIDGDTAQVGPQIAEKLGLTQVTYAEEILSLDEKARKVVIRRHIDGGVETVEAPLPLVVTVNGSAAPCRPRNAKRLMKFKNATVVAERKPEDAEKYEALIAKKPYLNIPQWGAADIDADPAQIGKAGSPTNVKAVKNIVFKAKESRTLTASDADVEGLIKELLDGKIIG, from the coding sequence ATGAGTCTTAAAATCGTTGTGCTTGCTAAGCAAGTACCTGATACACGAAACGTGGGCCCCGATGCCATGACGGAGCAGGGAACCATCAATCGTGCCGCATTGCCCGCGGTCTTCAACCCCGAAGACCTGAACGCCCTGGAGCAAGCCCTTCGTTTGAAGGACCAGTTCCCGGGTTCCACCATCTCTGTGCTGACGATGGGTCTCCCGAAGTCTGCCGAAGTCGTCCGCGAAGCTCTGTACCGCGGTGCCGACGAGGGTTTCGTGGTGACGGACCGCCCGCTCGGTGGTGCTGACACGCTCGCTACGAGCTACACGCTCGCCCAGGCCGTCAAGAAGATTGGCGACTACGACATCATTCTCGGTGGCCGCCAGGCTATCGACGGCGATACCGCACAGGTCGGTCCGCAGATTGCAGAAAAGCTGGGCCTCACCCAGGTGACCTACGCCGAAGAAATTTTGAGTCTCGACGAGAAGGCCCGCAAGGTCGTGATCCGCCGCCACATCGACGGTGGTGTGGAAACGGTGGAAGCACCGCTCCCGCTGGTCGTGACCGTGAACGGAAGTGCGGCCCCGTGCCGTCCGCGCAACGCGAAGCGCCTCATGAAGTTCAAGAACGCGACTGTGGTTGCCGAACGCAAGCCGGAAGATGCCGAAAAGTATGAAGCCCTCATCGCGAAGAAGCCCTACCTGAACATTCCGCAGTGGGGTGCCGCCGACATCGACGCAGACCCTGCCCAGATCGGTAAGGCCGGTTCGCCGACGAACGTGAAGGCTGTCAAGAACATCGTGTTCAAGGCGAAGGAAAGCCGCACGCTCACCGCAAGCGACGCCGACGTCGAAGGACTTATCAAGGAACTTTTAGACGGGAAGATTATTGGCTAG
- a CDS encoding type IV toxin-antitoxin system AbiEi family antitoxin domain-containing protein, translating into MKKAILDAAKRNGDMLTTAQAVRYGISKTMLAKYVEQNKLIRVRHGLYALPDSIIDDVFALHLQNPNIVFSHESALFLNGLAERTPFKQSVTVPSNRVLPKPVKEQCSCFYIRPIYFKLGLTRRKTTFGNDVPCYDAERTVCDIVRSRRRIDEETVVAAIKNYARSVQKDLFKLYEYSTTMSIYPTIKQYMEVLI; encoded by the coding sequence ATGAAAAAAGCAATTTTAGATGCGGCAAAAAGGAACGGAGATATGTTGACTACGGCGCAGGCCGTTCGTTATGGAATCTCAAAGACCATGCTTGCTAAATACGTTGAGCAAAATAAACTAATCCGTGTTAGGCACGGCCTGTATGCCTTGCCAGACTCAATTATTGACGATGTGTTTGCGTTGCACTTGCAAAATCCGAATATAGTTTTTTCGCATGAAAGTGCTCTTTTTTTGAACGGCCTTGCCGAAAGGACTCCTTTCAAACAATCGGTGACTGTTCCGTCCAATAGGGTTCTTCCAAAACCCGTCAAGGAACAGTGCTCATGCTTTTACATCCGGCCAATTTATTTCAAATTAGGCCTAACCCGTCGCAAAACGACGTTCGGAAACGATGTCCCCTGTTATGATGCCGAACGGACAGTTTGCGATATTGTTCGGAGCCGTCGACGCATCGACGAAGAAACGGTTGTTGCCGCTATAAAAAACTATGCGCGTTCCGTTCAGAAAGATTTGTTTAAACTCTACGAATATTCAACCACAATGTCTATTTATCCGACAATAAAACAGTACATGGAGGTGCTTATTTGA
- a CDS encoding nucleotidyl transferase AbiEii/AbiGii toxin family protein, with translation MKQRTPNATRLKAKINAYAKYNAISAQVVMQNFMFERLAERIARSRYASNFVIKGGLLLSLILGLDKRTTMDIDTTIVNYPMSYDKIIEAMQEIIKIDLNDCVTFEIVSSDAIRKDDAYGGYCLRMNAFFESVVTPLFIDITTGDSIVPAPAIFGYRKIFSDELFLVYSYPIETVLAEKLETIVTRGAFNTRPRDYYDVHMLTKSVGFDVETLKRALLATSKHRQTMDIVTQEYAQRLNVISQSDNVRRLWEKYCKTFNYAKGIPFETVVGSVRNLLNSVLA, from the coding sequence TTGAAACAACGTACTCCGAATGCGACTCGGCTTAAGGCTAAAATAAATGCTTATGCAAAATACAATGCAATTTCTGCGCAAGTTGTTATGCAGAATTTTATGTTTGAACGACTTGCCGAAAGAATCGCTCGCTCAAGATATGCATCAAACTTTGTAATCAAAGGTGGTTTGCTTTTATCCTTAATTCTTGGTTTGGATAAACGTACAACGATGGATATCGATACGACAATCGTCAACTATCCGATGTCCTATGATAAAATTATTGAAGCGATGCAGGAAATTATAAAGATTGATTTGAATGATTGTGTTACGTTTGAAATTGTATCTTCGGATGCTATAAGAAAAGATGATGCCTATGGTGGATATTGTTTGAGAATGAATGCTTTTTTTGAATCTGTAGTGACGCCTCTTTTTATTGATATTACGACAGGCGATTCAATTGTTCCGGCGCCAGCAATATTTGGATATAGAAAAATTTTTTCTGATGAACTTTTCCTTGTGTATTCTTACCCCATTGAAACGGTGCTGGCTGAAAAGCTGGAAACCATCGTGACGAGGGGCGCGTTCAATACACGCCCGCGCGATTACTATGATGTTCACATGCTGACAAAGTCTGTTGGGTTTGATGTCGAAACGTTGAAGCGCGCCTTGCTTGCTACCTCGAAACACCGCCAAACGATGGATATTGTGACGCAGGAATATGCTCAGCGTTTGAATGTTATCTCACAAAGCGACAATGTTCGCCGCTTATGGGAAAAGTATTGCAAAACATTTAATTATGCCAAGGGGATTCCGTTTGAAACGGTCGTGGGATCGGTGCGGAACCTGCTCAATAGCGTCCTGGCATAG